TTAAAATACTCAACCCTTTTTTTTGGCTAACACAAAAATCGAAGGTCCAAAATAAAAATAAGAAAAAGGAATTTGTAATAATTTCTCTATTTCAAGCAAAAAAGTCCTTGGCAAATGTGTTTTTGCCCAGCTACTTCGAATATTTGAAACAGATCGTATTTCAATAATTTCAAAATTATTTTCCTTTAATTTTTCTTTGATCACATTGGGGTGGTAATTCAAAAAAGCAATCGTTTTGTTTCTTTTTGATTTCTTGCTTCTAACATCAATTGTTGTTGTATCACCCCAAAATGTAAAATCCTTTTTGATTACATGCTCTACAACATTTTTAAAATGAATTTTATTTGCAAATTCTAATATTAGATATCCATCACTGGAAATTAAATTTGAAATCTCTGCAAAAGTTTTATCAGGATTGCCCATGTGGTGCATAACACGAATCATTAATACTAAATCAAAACTGTTTTTCCTGACCCGTTTTCCCAAATTATCCAAAGTGGATTGCAAATACTTTACATTTTTAAAATTTTTATTATTTTTTTTAGCCAGCGCCAGTAACTTTGAAGATGGTTCTGTTAAAAAACTTGTTTTAGTTCTGTAAACATAAAACGGCAAAAGTCTTCCAAATCCTCCGCCGATTTCAATTGCGCGGTTAATGTGTTTAATTTTTTTTAAAAATTCGCTAATCGCAATTATTTCAGCTTGATGTTCATATTCTCGCCCTTGCCAATATGCAGAATAATCGTAGGAATCATAAAAAGCTGACATATTATGCTATTTTAACACAAGCTTTGTTTATTGCATTTCGCCCATAAATTCATTGACGCCGTGCGCCCACGAACCGTTTGAAGAAGGTGTATATTTTGTCATAATTTCATCTGGAGTTGTAAGTCCGTCGTCAATATAATTTTCTTTTAATCCTTTGCTTACAGTTTCTATTCCGTCTTGATATGAATCAAATCCTAAACTACTAACGCTTGTAATTCCCCAGCCCCAGCAATTAAAACTCCCAGGCGGAATTACATGGCATAAATTTGATTCTTGTTGTGCAATTGCAGGAATAAATCTAAAATCTATTCCATATTTATCAGCCATTTGTACAATTTCGTTGGCATATGGCAAAAGCGGCGATCCATATTCAGCTAAATATTCTTTCACTATTTCAGGTCTGGCATCCCCTGCCGTTATATGGCCAGTAACGCTTGGAATGCTTGAAGGAAGCGATGCATAAACAGAAACTCCAACGTCGCTTGTTAAACGGGCCTGCACATCAAGCGTATTTGCAGTAATCTTTTTTATTGTTTTAGGAGTTGGAATTGAGGAAGTTGAAATAGATATCAAAGAAACAAGACAGGCAACTAATACTAGTGGCGTCAAAACCAAAAAAGAAACAACTAATAAAACTCTTCCCATGGAAAGTCTTAAGGTAGTTTTGCAATTTTAGAGCTTAAAGTCAAGTTTGCTGTATAATATATCGGCTTGGGTTCGTAAGCAAAGCTTGCGGCACCCTTCGGGTTCGTAGCTCAGTCGGTAGAGCAGCTCCCTCTTAAGGAGACGGTCGAGGGTTCGATCCCCTCCGAACCCACCAAAAATAGGAAATAATGCCCATTTTCAAATTTTTGCCAGTTTTTCTGCGACTGACAGCTTCAAGTAATTTAAAATATCGCTCAAATTTGGTAATCCTGGAATCAAATTAACCTGCGTTGTGTAATCAGCAATTACATTCCCATTATCCAAAAAGTTAATTCCAATATTAAAATTCCCGCTTACATTTGCAAATTG
The Patescibacteria group bacterium genome window above contains:
- a CDS encoding methyltransferase domain-containing protein; amino-acid sequence: MSAFYDSYDYSAYWQGREYEHQAEIIAISEFLKKIKHINRAIEIGGGFGRLLPFYVYRTKTSFLTEPSSKLLALAKKNNKNFKNVKYLQSTLDNLGKRVRKNSFDLVLMIRVMHHMGNPDKTFAEISNLISSDGYLILEFANKIHFKNVVEHVIKKDFTFWGDTTTIDVRSKKSKRNKTIAFLNYHPNVIKEKLKENNFEIIEIRSVSNIRSSWAKTHLPRTFLLEIEKLLQIPFSYFYFGPSIFVLAKKKG